The Bos indicus x Bos taurus breed Angus x Brahman F1 hybrid chromosome 15, Bos_hybrid_MaternalHap_v2.0, whole genome shotgun sequence genome includes a window with the following:
- the PAAF1 gene encoding proteasomal ATPase-associated factor 1 isoform X2: MAAPLRIQSDWAQALRKDEGEAWLSCHPPGKPTLYGSLTCQGIGLDGIPEVTASEGFIVNEINKKSIHVSCPKENVSSKFLAPYTTFSRIHTKSITCLDISSGGGLGVSSSADGSMKIWQASNGELRRVLEGHVFDVNCCRFFPSGLVVLSGGMDAQLKIWSAEDASCVVTFKGHKGGILDTAIVDRGKNVVSGSRDGTARLWDCGRSACLGVIADCGSSINGVAVGAADNSINLGSPEQMPSEREVGTESKMLLLAREDKKLQCLGLQSRQPLFLFIGSDAFNCCTFLSGFLLLAGTQDGNIYQLDVRNPRTPVQVIHRSGAPVMSLLSFRDGFIASQGDGSCFIVQQDLDYVIELTGADCDPVYKVATWEKQIYTCCRDGLVRRYQLSDL; encoded by the exons GGAAACCAACTTTGTATGGCAGCCTGACTTGTCAAGGAATTGGCCTTGATGGCATCCCAGAGGTTACAGCTTCTGAAGGATTTATTGTGAATGAAATAAATAAG AAAAGCATTCATGTTTCATGTCCAAAGGAAAATGTATCTTCAAAGTTTCTGGCACCATATACTACTTTTTCCAGAATTCATACAAAGAGT ATAACATGCCTGGACATTTCCAGCGGAGGAGGCCTTGGTGTGTCATCTAGCGCTGATGGGAGCATGAAGATCTGGCAGGCTTCCAATGGAGAGCTCAGA agaGTATTGGAAGGACATGTGTTTGATGTGAATTGTTGCAGGTTTTTCCCATCAGGCCTTGTGGTTCTGAGTGGGGGAATGGATGCCCAGCTGAAGATATGGTCAGCTGAAGATGCTAGCTGTGTGGTGACCTTCAAAGGTCACAAAGGAG gtATCCTGGATACAGCCATTGTTGATCGGGGGAAAAATGTGGTATCTGGTTCTCGCGATGGGACAGCACGACTTTGGGATTGTGGGCGTTCAGCCTGCCTGGGAGTCATTGCAGACTGTGGTTCTTCCATCAATGGAGTGGCTGTGGGTGCTGCTGACAACTCGATAAACCTCGGCTCCCCTGAGCAGATGCCCA GTGAACGAGAGGTTGGAACAGAGTCGAAAATGCTGCTGTTGGCCCGAGAAGATAAGAAACTTCAGTGCTTGGGACTGCAGAGCAGGCAGCCG CTGTTCCTCTTTATTGGCTCAGATGCCTTCAACTGCTGTActtttctctctggcttcttGCTATTGGCTGGGACACAGGATGGAAACATTTATCAGCTGGATGTAAGGAATCCAAG GACTCCAGTACAAGTCATCCACAGATCAGGAGCACCAGTTATGTCTCTGCTGAGTTTCAGAGATGGATTCATTGCTAGCCAAG gTGATGGAAGCTGTTTCATTGTCCAGCAAGACTTAGACTATGTGATTGAGCTCACTGGGGCTGACTGTGACCCTGTGTACAAG GTGGCCACATGGGAGAAGCAGATCTACACATGTTGTCGAGATGGTCTTGTGCGACGCTATCAGCTCTCAGACCTCTGA
- the PAAF1 gene encoding proteasomal ATPase-associated factor 1 isoform X1: MAAPLRIQSDWAQALRKDEGEAWLSCHPPGKPTLYGSLTCQGIGLDGIPEVTASEGFIVNEINKALPTSLLIIAEYLLGQTKSIHVSCPKENVSSKFLAPYTTFSRIHTKSITCLDISSGGGLGVSSSADGSMKIWQASNGELRRVLEGHVFDVNCCRFFPSGLVVLSGGMDAQLKIWSAEDASCVVTFKGHKGGILDTAIVDRGKNVVSGSRDGTARLWDCGRSACLGVIADCGSSINGVAVGAADNSINLGSPEQMPSEREVGTESKMLLLAREDKKLQCLGLQSRQPLFLFIGSDAFNCCTFLSGFLLLAGTQDGNIYQLDVRNPRTPVQVIHRSGAPVMSLLSFRDGFIASQGDGSCFIVQQDLDYVIELTGADCDPVYKVATWEKQIYTCCRDGLVRRYQLSDL; encoded by the exons GGAAACCAACTTTGTATGGCAGCCTGACTTGTCAAGGAATTGGCCTTGATGGCATCCCAGAGGTTACAGCTTCTGAAGGATTTATTGTGAATGAAATAAATAAG GCCCTTCCAACGTCATTGCTAATTATTGCTGAATACCTGCTGGGTCAGACA AAAAGCATTCATGTTTCATGTCCAAAGGAAAATGTATCTTCAAAGTTTCTGGCACCATATACTACTTTTTCCAGAATTCATACAAAGAGT ATAACATGCCTGGACATTTCCAGCGGAGGAGGCCTTGGTGTGTCATCTAGCGCTGATGGGAGCATGAAGATCTGGCAGGCTTCCAATGGAGAGCTCAGA agaGTATTGGAAGGACATGTGTTTGATGTGAATTGTTGCAGGTTTTTCCCATCAGGCCTTGTGGTTCTGAGTGGGGGAATGGATGCCCAGCTGAAGATATGGTCAGCTGAAGATGCTAGCTGTGTGGTGACCTTCAAAGGTCACAAAGGAG gtATCCTGGATACAGCCATTGTTGATCGGGGGAAAAATGTGGTATCTGGTTCTCGCGATGGGACAGCACGACTTTGGGATTGTGGGCGTTCAGCCTGCCTGGGAGTCATTGCAGACTGTGGTTCTTCCATCAATGGAGTGGCTGTGGGTGCTGCTGACAACTCGATAAACCTCGGCTCCCCTGAGCAGATGCCCA GTGAACGAGAGGTTGGAACAGAGTCGAAAATGCTGCTGTTGGCCCGAGAAGATAAGAAACTTCAGTGCTTGGGACTGCAGAGCAGGCAGCCG CTGTTCCTCTTTATTGGCTCAGATGCCTTCAACTGCTGTActtttctctctggcttcttGCTATTGGCTGGGACACAGGATGGAAACATTTATCAGCTGGATGTAAGGAATCCAAG GACTCCAGTACAAGTCATCCACAGATCAGGAGCACCAGTTATGTCTCTGCTGAGTTTCAGAGATGGATTCATTGCTAGCCAAG gTGATGGAAGCTGTTTCATTGTCCAGCAAGACTTAGACTATGTGATTGAGCTCACTGGGGCTGACTGTGACCCTGTGTACAAG GTGGCCACATGGGAGAAGCAGATCTACACATGTTGTCGAGATGGTCTTGTGCGACGCTATCAGCTCTCAGACCTCTGA